The nucleotide sequence GGGCGGCGCTGGTGAGCAGGACGAACAGCGACATGCCGGTCTGCACCCAGGTCCACCAGCCCACCGGCGTGTGCCCGGCCAGCGGGCAGACCATGGTCATGACGGCCATGAACCCGCCCGCCACGAGGCCGAGCCGGGCCGAGTGCCGGCTGCCCCGCCAGAGCGCGGCCACCGCCAACACGATCGAGACGACCGTCCCGATGTCGACGGGCAGCTGCCACAGCGGGTAGTGCACGTCCCCCGTCGGCAGCGGCTCCACCAGCGGGCAGGTCAGCCAGGCGACGGCGAAGACGACCGCGAGCACCTTCCCGCGGGGTGGGGCGATCCACGGGTCCGCGGCGGCCGCGTGCCGGGGCCCGGGCCGGGTGGGGACGGGCGCCGCGCCGACAGCGGGTACGTCACGGTGGGCGGCGGGCATGTCCGCGATGCGGGCCGGAGGGGGCGGCACGGCCGGCCGGCGCTCGGCGGCAGGCGGGTGGTCTGCGACGGTCACGGGCGCACCGTAGCGCCGCCACCGATCGGGAGGCGCCCTGTTCCGTGCGCCGTCACCCGCCCGGGAAGGCGATCAGGACACCTCGACCCGGGCGACGTCGCGCCGGCCGGACGCCCACAGCAGCAGCTCGAGGGGCTCGCCGGTGACCGTGCGCCCACCGTTCCCGAACCGCTTCTCGGCATCGGGCGTGTCACTGCGCCGCAGCACGAGGCCGCGCCGGCCCGCGGCGCGGCGGCCGTAGAGCCCGAGCGCGGACCACAGCCGGTCCTGCTCCTCGCGGGGCAGCACCCGCGGCTCCCAGCCCAGCTGGGCACGGCGGACGTCCTCGTGGTGGATGGCGAACTCCGACACGTTGACCGCCTCCGCCGCGGCCGGCAGGGCCATCGGCGACCACGGCGGCGGCCCGCTGCGCACCTGCTCGACGACCTCCGGGTACGGCGTCGAGGTGCGCAGGCGGTCCTCCAGCCGGTGGGACCACCAGGCCAGGCGCTCGCCGCCGGGGAGCATCTCGAGGCCGTATCCCGGCAGGGCGTCGGGCCGCCGGTCGCGGACGGCCAGGTGCGCGGCGAGGTGGGCGGTGGTCCACCCCTCGCAGCAGGTCGGCGCGTCCGGGCCGAGCTCGCCGAGGAGGTCGGCCAGGGCGGCGCGTTCGCGGTCGGCGAGGGGCGGGGAAGAGGCGCTCACCCGGCGAAGTTACCGAGGGAGCCCGGACCCGAAACCCGGCGCGCGAGGTCGCTTAGCCCCACTAACGACCGCGTAGCATGCAGGTGCCTGCACCGACCCCGAGGAGCCCCGTGTCCCGCCGCCGAGACGCCGTCGTGCGCCGCGGGCTCCGCCACATCGGCCGGGCCGTCCGCGAGCAGCCGGGCATGTTCACCCTGGCGCTGCTGGCCAGCAGCCTCTACGGCGCGGCCACCGTCGCCAGCGCCTGGGTCATCGGCGAGATCACCAGCCGCGTGCTGCTGCCGGCCTTCGACGAGGGCGTGACCACCGGCTCGGCGCTGACGCTGGCCGCGGTCGCCATCCTCGGTGTCGCCGTCCTCAAGATCCTCGGCATCCTCGGCCGCCGGCTGTTCGCCGGGGTCATGAGCTTCCGGCTGCAGGCCGAGTACCGGCGCCGGGTCACCGGCCAGTACCTCCGGCTGCCGCTGTCCTGGCACCAGCGCCACCCCACCGGGCAGCTGCTGTCCAACGCCAACTCCGACGTCGAGGCGTCCTGGTTCTTCGTCGCCCCCCTGCCCTTCGCCTGCGGCGCGCTGGTGATGATCGCGATCACCAGCGTCGCGCTCGTGCTCACCGACCCGCTGCTGGCCGTCGTGGGCCTGGTCGTCTTCCCGCTCGTGTTCGCCGCCAACGTCGTCTACTCGCAGGTCATGAGCCCCCGCATGCAGCGCGCCCAGCAGCTGCGCGCCGAGGTCAGCGAGATCGCCCACGAGAGCTTCGACGCCGCGCTGGTGGTCAAGACCCTCGGCCGGGAGGACACCGAGACCGAGCGCTTCACCGAGCGGGCCGAGCAGCTGCGCGACGGCCTGGTCGCCGTCGGCCGGGTCCGCGGGCTGTTCGACCCGCTGATGGAGGCGCTGCCCACCCTGGGCACGCTGGCGGTGCTGCTCATCGGCGCCGGCCGGGTCGCCGACGGCGCCACCGACGCCGGCGACCTGGTCTCCATCGCCTACCTGTTCACGCTGCTGGCCCTGCCGATCCGGGCGATCGGCTGGGTGCTCGCCGACCTCCCGCGGGCGCTGGCCGGCTTCGACCGGGTGCGCCCGGTCCTCGACGCGACCGGGGAGACGCCCTACGGGGCCGACGCGGCGGCCGGGGCCGCCGGCGGGGCGGGGGTGGCGGTGCGTGACGTGGGCTTCACCTTCGACGGGGTCGCGCGGCCCACCCTCACCGGCGTCACGTTCGACGTGCCGGCCGGACGCACGATCGCCGTGGTCGGGCCGACCGGCTCGGGCAAGTCCACGCTCGCCGGCCTGCTCGTCCGGCTGGTCGACCCCGTTGACGGCGCCGTGCTGGTCGACGGGGTGGACCTGCGCCGGCTGCGCGAGGGCGAGCTGAGCGCGCAGGCGGCGTTCGTCGCCCAGAGCGCGTTCCTCTTCGACGACACCGTCCGCGGCAACATCACCCTGGGCGCCCCGTTCTCCGACGACGAGGTGGAGGCCGCGCTGCGCGTGGCCGCGGCCGACGCGTTCGTCGCGGCGCTGCCCGAGGGCCTCGACACCCGGGTGGGGGAGCGGGGCGCCAGCCTCTCCGGCGGCCAGCGGCAGCGGCTGGCCCTCGCCCGCGCCGTCGTCCGCCGGCCCCGGCTGCTCGTCCTGGACGACGCCACGAGCGCCGTCGACCCCGCCGTCGAGGCGCGCATCCTCGACGCGCTGCGCGGCAGCGAGACCCCGACGACCGTCGTCGTCGTGGCCTACCGGCAGGCGACGATCGCGCTGGCCGACGAGGTGGTGTGGCTGGAGGACGGGCGCGCCGTCGCCCGCGGCAGCCACGAGCAGCTGCTCGCCGAGGTGCCCGGCTACGCGGCGCTGGTCCGCGCCTACTCGCAGGCGGAGGTGGCGGCGTGAGCTCCGCCACCGTGCCGGCCGACCGCCCCGCCGAGGGCGCCCTGGCGACCCTGCGCCGGGGCCTGCGGATGATGCCGGAGTTCCGCCGCGGGCTGCCGGTCACCTTCGCCCTCGCCCTGGTCGCCACGGCCGGCCGGGTCGTGGTGCCGATCGCCGTTCAGCAGGTGATCGACCGCGGGCTGGACGCCGACGCCGGACCCGACCTGGACCTCATCACGTGGGTGGTGGCGGCCTCGGCGGTCGTCGTGGTGATCACCGCCGTCGCGGTCTACCGCATGAACGTCCGGCTGTTCCGCACCACGGAGACCGCGCTGGCCAACCTGCGGGTGCGCGCCTTCCGGCACGTGCACGACCTCTCGGTGCTCCACCAGCAGGGCGAGCGGCGCGGGTCGCTGGTCTCCCGGGTGACCAGCGACGTCGACCAGCTGTCGGTGTTCATGCAGTGGGGCGGCGTCCTCGGCCTGGTCAGCGTGGGCCAGCTGCTCGTCGCCACCGTGGTCATGGCCGTCTACTCCTGGCAGCTGACCCTGCTGGTCCTGGTCTGCTTCGTGCCGCTGGTGTTCGCCGTCCGGTGGTTCGCCCGCCGGCTGGTGCGGGTCTACGGCGTGGTGCGGGAGCGGGTCGGCGACGTGCTCGCCGCGGTCGCGGAGTCGGTCGTCGGCGCCCCCACGGTGCGCGCCTACGGGGTGCGCGCCCGCACCGCCGCCCGGCTCGACGCCGCCATCGACCGGCACTACCGCGCGCAGGTCGACGCGCAGAAGGTGACCGCCGCGGTGTTCGTCAGCGGTGAGTTCGTCGCGGCGCTGGCCAACGCCGCCGTCGTGGTCGTCGGGGTGCTGCTCGGCCTGGCCGGCGACATCACCGCCGGCACGCTGGTGGCCTTCCTGTTCCTCGTCACGCTGTTCGTCGCGCCGGTGCAGACCGCCAGCGAGGTGCTCAACGAGGCGCAGAACGCGGTCGCCGGCTTCCGCCGCGTGCTCGACGTGCTCGACACCGAGCCCGACGTCCGCGACCCCGCGGTCGCCGCACCCGAGCGGGTCCGGGAGCTGCCGGAGGGGCCGCTGGGCATCCGCTTCGACTCCGTCACCTTCCGGTACGCGCCGGGCGCGCGGCCGGCGCTGGACGACGTCGACCTGGCGATCGCCCCGCGCACGCGGGTGGCGATCGTGGGGGAGACCGGCTCGGGCAAGACGACGTTCGCCAAGCTGGTCACCCGGCTCATGGACCCGACCGCCGGGCGCGTGCTGCTCGGCTCGGACGCCGCGGGCTGGGTGCCGCTGTCCGACGTCGCCTTCGCCTCGCTGCGCGCGCGGGTGGTGATGGTCCCGCAGGACGGGTTCCTCTTCGACGCGTCCGTCGCCGAGAACGTGCGCTACGGCCGGCCCGGCATGACCGACGCCGACGTCGTCGCCGCCTTCGACGGGCTCGGGCTCGGGGCCTGGCTCGCCGGGCTGCCCGACGGCGTCGCGACGGCGGTCGGTCAGCGCGGGGAGTCGCTGTCGGCGGGGGAGCGGCAGCTGGTCGCCATCGCGCGGGCCTACGTCGCCGATCCCGACCTGCTGGTCCTCGACGAGGCGACGAGCGCCGTCGACCCGGCCACCGAGCAGCGGCTGACGCGGGCGCTGGACACGCTCACCTCGGGCCGGACCACCCTCACCATCGCCCACCGGCTCTCCACCGCCGAGCGGGCCGACGAGATCCTCGTGGTCGACGCCGGGTGGGTGGTGCAGCGCGGCACGCACGCCGAGCTGGTCGACGCCGAGGGCACCTACGCCCGGCTGCACGCCTCCTGGCGCCGCTCGTCGGCGGGCGAGCCCGAGCCGTCGGTCGCCTGACGGGTGCCCGGTGACCAGCGTGGCCGCATTCCGGGCAGCGGAGCGGGGGACCGGGGGGGGTGCAGCTGCTGCGCCGACGCAGCAGCGGACTGCTCGCGGCGGCGAGCGCGCTGACCGCCGTCCTCGTGTCCTGGCCGCTCGTGCGGGCGACGGCAACGGGATCGCGCTGGCGATGGCGCTCCTGCTCGTCGCGCTGCTGGCCCTGTGCCTCGGCCCGGCCGTGCGCGACCACGTGGCCTGACCGGACCGGCAGGCCATCCGCGCGACGCAGCCATCGCGGCGCGACTCACCCCGAAGGCGGGACGCGTCCGGTGGGGAGGGCCCGCTAGCGTCGCGGCGTGACTTCCGACAACGGCCGCATCGAGGCCGACGCCGTCGTGGTGGGAACGGGGCTGGCCGGGCTGGTCGCCACCGCGGAGCTGGCCGACGCCGGCAAGCGGGTCGTCCTGGTCGACCAGGAGCCCGAGGCGTCGCTGGGCGGGCAGGCGTGGTGGTCGTTCGGCGGCCTCTTCCTCGTCGACTCCCCGGAGCAGCGGCGGCTGCGGGTGCACGACTCGCTGGAGCTGGCCCGGCAGGACTGGTTCGGCACCGCGGGGTTCGACCGCGACAGCGACCACTGGCCGCGGCAGTGGGCCGAGGCGTACCTCCAGTTCGCGGCCGGGGAGAAGCGGGCCTGGCTCCGGGAGCAGGGCATCGGCTTCTTCCCGGTCGTCGGCTGGGCCGAGCGCGGCGGCTACACCGCCACCGGCCACGGCAACTCGGTGCCGCGCTTCCACATCGTCTGGGGCACCGGCCCGGGCATCGTCGAGCCCTTCGCCCGCCGGGTGCGGGCGGCCGTCGATGCCGGCCTGGTGCAGCTGCGGTTCCGCCACCGGGTCTCGGAGCTCGTGGTGAGCGGGGGAGCGGTCACCGGCGTCCGCGGGGCGGTGCTCGAGCCCAGTGAGGTCGCCCGCGGCGAGGCGAGCTCGCGCGCCGAGGTCGGGGAGTTCGAGATCGCCGCGCAGGCCGTCGTCGTCACCTCCGGCGGGATCGGCGGCAACCACGACCTCGTCCGGAAGAACTGGCCGGCGCGGCTGGGTCCGGCGCCGCAGCGGCTGCTGTCGGGCGTCCCGGCCCACGTCGACGGCCACATGCAGGAGGCCACCGTGGCGGCCGGCGCCAGCATGGTCAACGGCGACCGGATGTGGCACTACACCGAGGGCATCGCCAACCACTCCCCGGTGTGGGCGCGGCACGGCATCCGGATCCTGCCCGGCCCCTCGTCGCTGTGGCTCGACGCGACCGGGCAGCGGCTGCCGGTGCCGCTGTTCCCCGGGTTCGACACGCTGGGCACGCTGGCCCACATCGGGCAGACCGGCCACGAGCACACCTGGTTCCTCGCCACCCACAAGATCGTGGAGAAGGAGTTCGCGCTCTCGGGCTCGGAGCAGAACCCCGACCTCACCGGCAAGGACGTCAAGCTGCTGCTCGGCCGGGTCAAGGCCGGGGTCTCCGGGCCGGTCCAGGCGTTCCTCGACAGGGGCGAGGACTTCGTCGTCGCCCGCACGCTGCCCGAGCTCGTCGACGGCATGAACCGCATCACCGGGGGCACCCCGCGGCTGGACCTCGCCCAGGTGGAGCGGGAGGTCGTGGCCCGCGACCGCGAGATCGCCCACCCGTTCACCAAGGACCTGCAGGTGACCGCCATCCGCGGAGCCCGCAACTACCTCGGCGACAAGCTCATCCGGGTCGCTCCGCCGCACCGCATCCTCGACCCGGAGGCCGGGCCGCTGATCGCCGTCCGGCTCAACGTCATCACCCGCAAGAGCCTCGGCGGCCTGGAGACCGACCTGTCCGCGCGCGTGCTGCGCCCGGGGGGTGAGGTCTTCCCGGGTCTCTACGCCGCCGGGGAGGTCGCCGGGTTCGGCGGCGGCGGCGTGCACGGCTACCGCTCGCTGGAGGGCACGTTCCTCGGCGGGTGCCTGTTCTCGGGGCGGGTGGCCGGCCGGGCCCTCGCGGCGTCGTTGTGAGCGGGCGGGAAGCACTGTGAGCGCGCCGCGCGATCCCTGGTCCGATCCGTCGACGGCTGCCGAGCCGGGGCCGGCCTACACCGGGCCGCCGCCGACGGTGCCGCCGCCGTACGGCTACGGCGGGCCGGGCCCGTACGGTGCCCCGCCGCCCGGTCACGGTTACGGCTACGGTCCGCCGCCGCCCTACGGCTATCCGGCGCCCTACCCGCCGCCGGCCTACGGCGGGGGGTACGGCCCGCAGCCGGACCGCCGGCCGGGACAGGTCATCGGCGCCGCGGTGCTGAGCTTCGTGCAGGCCCTGCTGGTCCTGATCGCCTCGCTGTACGTGTGGTTCTTCGCCTCGATCGCGGAGCTCGCGATCGAGCAGAGCCCCACCGCCGCGCCGGCCCAGGCCTACGAGTTCGCCCGCGAGGGCGACGTGCTGGCGATCGTCCAGCTGGTGTCGGCGGTGCTGCTCGTGGCCGCCGGCATCCTGGCGCTGAGCCGGCGCGGCCGGCCGGCGTGGCTGCTGCTCGTGGGGGCGCACGGGGTCCAGGTGGCGCTGGCGATCTACTGGGCGGGGCAGCTCGACGACCTCCTCGGCCCGGCCGCCACGGGCGAGGCCGGCGGGGTCCTCGCCGCGTTCGCCCTCTTCTTCGCGGCACTGCCGGTCGTCGCGCTCGGGCTCGTGCTGTTCGGCGGCGGGCGGCACTGGTTCACCGCCCCGTAGGGCTGACCGGCGGGCACGGCACACTGGCGGCATGTCCGCCGCGTCGCCGTCCCCACCCGGGCTGGCCCCCGAGGTCGCCGCGCTGCTGCGCCGCGACCCGGCCGGGCTGGTCGCCGCCGTCGTCCAGCAGCACGACAGCCGTGAGGTGCTCATGGTGGCGTGGATGGACGACGAGGCGCTGCGCCGCACCCTGACCACGGGCCGGGCCACCTACTGGTCGCGCAGCCGCGAGGAGTACTGGGTGAAGGGCGAGACCTCGGGCAACCGGCAGTGGGTGCGCGAGGTCCGGGTCGACTGCGACGGCGATGCGCTGCTGCTGCTGGTCGACCAGGAGGGCGCCGCGTGCCACACCGGCGAGCGCAGCTGCTTCCACCGCGAGCTGCCCGCGGTGCAGGGGGCGTCGTCGTGAGGTTCGGTGCGACCTCGCCCACCCGCGAGGAGTTCGCGGCGCCGGGTCCGGCGGGCGGGGAGGCCGTGGTCCCCGTCACTCGCCGGCTGCTCGCCGACAGCGAGACCGCCGTCGGCATCTACCGCAAGCTGGCCGGCAACCGTCCGGGCACGGTGCTGCTCGAGTCGGCCGAGCAGGGCAAGCGGTGGGCCCGGTACAGCTTCGTCGGCGTGCGCAGCGCCGGGGTGCTCACCGAGCGGGACGGGCGCACCGAGTGGCTCGGCGAGGAGATCCCCGGTCTCACCGACGGCCTCCCGGCCGACCCGCTGGACGCCGTCCGCGTGCTGGCGCGCCGCCTGCGCTCCCCCCGGACGCCGGGCCTGCCCCCGCTCACCGGGGGCCTGGTGGGCTACCTGGGTTACGACGTGGTCCGCCGGCTGGAGCGGCTGCCGGAGACCAGCACCGACGACCTGGGCATGCCCGAGCTGGCGATGATGCTGGTCACCGACCTGGCGGTCCTCGACCACAGCGACGGATCGGTGCTCCTGATCGCCAACGCGCTGCGTGGTGGCAGCGGCTACGACGACGCCGTCGCCCGGCTGGACGAGATGGCCGCCGCCCTCGTGGCGCCCACCGCCCCGGCGGTCGCGGTGTTCGAGCCCGCGGACGCCCCGCCGGTGCGCAGCAATCTCGCTCCCGGGGCGTTCCGGGACGGCGTCGAGCGCGTGCGCGAGCACATCCGCGCCGGGGACGCCTTCCAGGTGGTGCTGGCCCAGCGCTTCGAGCTGGAGACCGACGTCGAGGCCCTCGACCTCTACCGGGTGCTCCGGGCCACCAATCCGTCGCCGTACATGTACCTGCTGCGCTTCGCCGGACGGGAGACGCCGTTCGACGTCGTCGGCTCCTCGCCGGAGGCGCTGGTGACCGTGACCGGCTCGTCGGCGGTCGTGCACCCTCCGGCGGGCACGCGGCCGCGCGGCGCGACGCCGGAGGAGGACGTGCGGCTGGCCGACGGGCTGCTCGCCGACCCCAAGGAGCGAGCCGAGCACGTGATGCTGGTCGACCTGGCCCGCAACGACCTGGGCCGGGTCTGCGTGCCGGGCAGCGTCGAGGTGCCCGACTTCATGCGTGTGGAGCACTACAGCCACGTCATGCACCTGGTCTCCACCGTCGCCGGCCAGGTCAGCCCCGGCTGCGACGCGCTCGACGTCTTCGACGCCACGTTCCCCGCGGGCACCGTCTCGGGCGCGCCCAAGCCGAGCGCGATGACGATCATCGAGACCCTGGAGCCGACCCGGCGGGCGCTGTACGCGGGCACCGTCGGGTACGTCGACGCCAGCGGCGACATGGACATGGCGATCGCCATCCGCACCGCCGTCCTGCACCAGGGGCGCGCCTACGTGCAGGCCGGCGCGGGGATCGTGGCCGACAGCGACGCGGAGACCGAGGAGGCCGAGACCCGGCACAAGGCGCGTGCGGTGCTCTCGGCGATCGCGACGGCCGAGGGGCTGCGGGAGCTCCCGTGAGCGAGGCGCCCGGCAGGGACCAGCCGGCGCGCCGGCCGGGGTCGGGCCGCCGGGAGCTCACCGGCGTCGTGCTCGGCGGTGCGCTGGCCGGGGCGCTGGCGCTGACGGCCGCCGCCCAGACCTGGGCCGCCGTCACCGCCGAGCGCCGGCCGCCGCTGCCCCCGGTGTCGGGCACCCTCTCCGGCGCCGAGGCCGCACCGCTGGGGACCGCGGCGGGGCTCGTGCTCCTGGCGGCCGCGCTCGCCCTCCTCGCCGTCCGGGGGACCGGCCGGGCCGTCGTGGGCCTGCTCATGGCCGCTGCGGGGGGTGCGCTGCTGTGGTCGGGGGTGCGGGTGCTCGGCGGGGGAGTGGCCGACGCCGCCGCCGACCTGCCGGGCCTCGGTGGTGGGAGCACCACCGCGACCACCGTGGAGGTCTCGGTGACCTGGCCGGTGCTGGCACTGGTCGCCGGCGGGCTGGGAGTGGCCGCCGGCCTGGTGGCGGCCGTGCGCGGCAGTTCGTGGCCCGGCATGGGCGAGCGCTACGAGCGCAGCCCCGGCCCGGCGCCGGTGCGCTCGGAGGAGGACCGCGCCGAGGACGCCTGGAAGGCGCTCGACCGCGGCGAGGACCCGACCGACCCCTCGTCGACGACGCGGCCCGGGCCGGGCCGGTAGCGGAACCGGGTGGGTCCACGTCCACGGCCCCCGGGCCAGGGGTGCTCCGGGCCGCCTCTAGAGTGGGTCCACCCATCCGCCGTGTGGCGGGATCGACGTGCGAGAGGTAGTGGCGCAGATGAGCAACCGCGACACCTCACCCGACGCTGCGACGACGCCGTGAGCGTGCTCGACGAGATCGTCGCCGGCGTCCGGGCCGACCTCGCCGTCCGCGAGGCCGGCACGCCGCTGGACGAGGTGAAGGCAGCCGCCCGGGCGGCCCGGCCGGCGCTGGACGCGCTCGCGGCCCTGCGCGCCCCCGGGGTCGGCGTCATCGCCGAGGTCAAGCGGCGCAGCCCCTCGAAGGGTGACCTGGCCGACATCCCCGATCCGGCCGACCTCGCCCAGCAGTACGCGGCCGGGGGAGCGCGGGTCATCTCCGTGCTCACCGAGCGCCGCCACTTCCACGGCTCGTACGCCGACCTCGCCGCCGTCCGCGCGGTGGTCGACGTCCCGGTGCTGTGCAAGGACTTCATCGTCAGCAGCTACCAGGTGCACGAGGCGCGGGCGCACGGCGCCGACGTCGTGCTGCTCATCGTCGCCGCGCTGGAGCAGAACGTGCTGGTCGGGCTGCTCGAGCGGGTGGAGTCGCTCGGGATGACGGCGCTGGTGGAGGTGCACACCGAGGCCGAGGCCGACCGGGCGCTCGACGCCGGTGCGTCGGTCATCGGGGTCAACGCCCGTGACCTCACCACCCTCCAGGTCGACCGGTCGACGTTCGAGCGGATCGCTCCCGGCCTGCCCTCGGAGGTCGTCAAGGTCGCCGAGTCCGGTGTCCGCGGCCCGCACGACCTCATCGGCTACGCCGGCGCCGGCGCCGACGCCGTCCTCGTCGGCGAGGGCCTGGTGACCGCCGGGGACGCCCGCCAGGCGGTGGCCGACCTGGTCACGGCCGGCTCGCACCCGGCGACGCCCCGCACGAGTCGCTGACCCCCTCCACCTCCTGCCGGGCCGACGCGGGACACTGATCCCATGACGACCACCAGCCCACCGCAGCCCGGAGAACTCTCCCTCCCGGCGCGCCCGGGCTGGCCCGACGCGACCGGGCACTTCGGCGTCTTCGGCGGCCGGTTCGTGCCCGAGGCGCTGATCGCCGCGCTCGACGAGCTGACCGAGGCATACGAGGCCATGCGCGTGGACCCGGCCTTCCTCACCGAGTTCGCCCGCCTGCAGCGCGACTACACGGGCCGGCCCAGCCCGGTCACCGAGGTGCCCAAGTTCGCCGAGCACTGCGGTGGTGCCCGCGTCCTGCTCAAGCGCGAGGACCTCAACCACACCGGTTCCCACAAGATCAACAACGTGCTGGGCCAGGCGCTGCTGACCCGGCGGATCGGCAAGAGCCGGGTCATCGCCGAGACCGGCGCGGGGCAGCACGGGGTGGCGACGGCCACGGCCGCGGCGCTCATGGGGCTCTCCTGCACCATCTACATGGGCGAGGAGGACACCCGCCGCCAGGCGCTCAACGTCGCCCGCATGCGGTTGCTGGGCGCCGAGGTCGTCCCGGTGACCACCGGATCGCGCACCCTGAAGGACGCGATCAACGAGGCCTTCCGCGACTGGGTGACCAACGTGGAGACCACCAACTACGTCTTCGGCACCGTCGCCGGCCCGCACCCGTTCCCGGCGATGGTGCGCGACTTCCAGCGGGTCATCGGTGACGAGGCCCGCGGGCAGGTGCTCGAACGGGAGGGCCGGCTGCCCGACGCGGTGCTGGCCTGCGTCGGCGGTGGCTCCAACGCCATCGGCATCTTCACCGCCTTCGTGCCCGACGACGGCGTGCGGCTGGTCGGCCTGGAGGCCGGTGGCGACGGCGTGGACACCGGCCGGCACGCGGCGACCATCACCGGCGG is from Blastococcus sp. HT6-4 and encodes:
- a CDS encoding TIGR03085 family metal-binding protein, whose protein sequence is MSASSPPLADRERAALADLLGELGPDAPTCCEGWTTAHLAAHLAVRDRRPDALPGYGLEMLPGGERLAWWSHRLEDRLRTSTPYPEVVEQVRSGPPPWSPMALPAAAEAVNVSEFAIHHEDVRRAQLGWEPRVLPREEQDRLWSALGLYGRRAAGRRGLVLRRSDTPDAEKRFGNGGRTVTGEPLELLLWASGRRDVARVEVS
- a CDS encoding ABC transporter ATP-binding protein, which translates into the protein MSRRRDAVVRRGLRHIGRAVREQPGMFTLALLASSLYGAATVASAWVIGEITSRVLLPAFDEGVTTGSALTLAAVAILGVAVLKILGILGRRLFAGVMSFRLQAEYRRRVTGQYLRLPLSWHQRHPTGQLLSNANSDVEASWFFVAPLPFACGALVMIAITSVALVLTDPLLAVVGLVVFPLVFAANVVYSQVMSPRMQRAQQLRAEVSEIAHESFDAALVVKTLGREDTETERFTERAEQLRDGLVAVGRVRGLFDPLMEALPTLGTLAVLLIGAGRVADGATDAGDLVSIAYLFTLLALPIRAIGWVLADLPRALAGFDRVRPVLDATGETPYGADAAAGAAGGAGVAVRDVGFTFDGVARPTLTGVTFDVPAGRTIAVVGPTGSGKSTLAGLLVRLVDPVDGAVLVDGVDLRRLREGELSAQAAFVAQSAFLFDDTVRGNITLGAPFSDDEVEAALRVAAADAFVAALPEGLDTRVGERGASLSGGQRQRLALARAVVRRPRLLVLDDATSAVDPAVEARILDALRGSETPTTVVVVAYRQATIALADEVVWLEDGRAVARGSHEQLLAEVPGYAALVRAYSQAEVAA
- a CDS encoding FAD-binding dehydrogenase; protein product: MTSDNGRIEADAVVVGTGLAGLVATAELADAGKRVVLVDQEPEASLGGQAWWSFGGLFLVDSPEQRRLRVHDSLELARQDWFGTAGFDRDSDHWPRQWAEAYLQFAAGEKRAWLREQGIGFFPVVGWAERGGYTATGHGNSVPRFHIVWGTGPGIVEPFARRVRAAVDAGLVQLRFRHRVSELVVSGGAVTGVRGAVLEPSEVARGEASSRAEVGEFEIAAQAVVVTSGGIGGNHDLVRKNWPARLGPAPQRLLSGVPAHVDGHMQEATVAAGASMVNGDRMWHYTEGIANHSPVWARHGIRILPGPSSLWLDATGQRLPVPLFPGFDTLGTLAHIGQTGHEHTWFLATHKIVEKEFALSGSEQNPDLTGKDVKLLLGRVKAGVSGPVQAFLDRGEDFVVARTLPELVDGMNRITGGTPRLDLAQVEREVVARDREIAHPFTKDLQVTAIRGARNYLGDKLIRVAPPHRILDPEAGPLIAVRLNVITRKSLGGLETDLSARVLRPGGEVFPGLYAAGEVAGFGGGGVHGYRSLEGTFLGGCLFSGRVAGRALAASL
- a CDS encoding Trp biosynthesis-associated membrane protein, which translates into the protein MSEAPGRDQPARRPGSGRRELTGVVLGGALAGALALTAAAQTWAAVTAERRPPLPPVSGTLSGAEAAPLGTAAGLVLLAAALALLAVRGTGRAVVGLLMAAAGGALLWSGVRVLGGGVADAAADLPGLGGGSTTATTVEVSVTWPVLALVAGGLGVAAGLVAAVRGSSWPGMGERYERSPGPAPVRSEEDRAEDAWKALDRGEDPTDPSSTTRPGPGR
- the hisI gene encoding phosphoribosyl-AMP cyclohydrolase, translated to MSAASPSPPGLAPEVAALLRRDPAGLVAAVVQQHDSREVLMVAWMDDEALRRTLTTGRATYWSRSREEYWVKGETSGNRQWVREVRVDCDGDALLLLVDQEGAACHTGERSCFHRELPAVQGASS
- the trpC gene encoding indole-3-glycerol phosphate synthase TrpC; translated protein: MSVLDEIVAGVRADLAVREAGTPLDEVKAAARAARPALDALAALRAPGVGVIAEVKRRSPSKGDLADIPDPADLAQQYAAGGARVISVLTERRHFHGSYADLAAVRAVVDVPVLCKDFIVSSYQVHEARAHGADVVLLIVAALEQNVLVGLLERVESLGMTALVEVHTEAEADRALDAGASVIGVNARDLTTLQVDRSTFERIAPGLPSEVVKVAESGVRGPHDLIGYAGAGADAVLVGEGLVTAGDARQAVADLVTAGSHPATPRTSR
- a CDS encoding ABC transporter ATP-binding protein, yielding MSSATVPADRPAEGALATLRRGLRMMPEFRRGLPVTFALALVATAGRVVVPIAVQQVIDRGLDADAGPDLDLITWVVAASAVVVVITAVAVYRMNVRLFRTTETALANLRVRAFRHVHDLSVLHQQGERRGSLVSRVTSDVDQLSVFMQWGGVLGLVSVGQLLVATVVMAVYSWQLTLLVLVCFVPLVFAVRWFARRLVRVYGVVRERVGDVLAAVAESVVGAPTVRAYGVRARTAARLDAAIDRHYRAQVDAQKVTAAVFVSGEFVAALANAAVVVVGVLLGLAGDITAGTLVAFLFLVTLFVAPVQTASEVLNEAQNAVAGFRRVLDVLDTEPDVRDPAVAAPERVRELPEGPLGIRFDSVTFRYAPGARPALDDVDLAIAPRTRVAIVGETGSGKTTFAKLVTRLMDPTAGRVLLGSDAAGWVPLSDVAFASLRARVVMVPQDGFLFDASVAENVRYGRPGMTDADVVAAFDGLGLGAWLAGLPDGVATAVGQRGESLSAGERQLVAIARAYVADPDLLVLDEATSAVDPATEQRLTRALDTLTSGRTTLTIAHRLSTAERADEILVVDAGWVVQRGTHAELVDAEGTYARLHASWRRSSAGEPEPSVA
- a CDS encoding anthranilate synthase component I, translating into MRFGATSPTREEFAAPGPAGGEAVVPVTRRLLADSETAVGIYRKLAGNRPGTVLLESAEQGKRWARYSFVGVRSAGVLTERDGRTEWLGEEIPGLTDGLPADPLDAVRVLARRLRSPRTPGLPPLTGGLVGYLGYDVVRRLERLPETSTDDLGMPELAMMLVTDLAVLDHSDGSVLLIANALRGGSGYDDAVARLDEMAAALVAPTAPAVAVFEPADAPPVRSNLAPGAFRDGVERVREHIRAGDAFQVVLAQRFELETDVEALDLYRVLRATNPSPYMYLLRFAGRETPFDVVGSSPEALVTVTGSSAVVHPPAGTRPRGATPEEDVRLADGLLADPKERAEHVMLVDLARNDLGRVCVPGSVEVPDFMRVEHYSHVMHLVSTVAGQVSPGCDALDVFDATFPAGTVSGAPKPSAMTIIETLEPTRRALYAGTVGYVDASGDMDMAIAIRTAVLHQGRAYVQAGAGIVADSDAETEEAETRHKARAVLSAIATAEGLRELP